The following are encoded together in the Arthrobacter sp. Y-9 genome:
- a CDS encoding GntR family transcriptional regulator, translating into MNVDHTTPPAVASSHSFAQRLEHWITSGAWPAGSTLPSVHELGRIFADQDMAGIQEVLDGLLAQGVLLLDTETGRLTARAPASARGSDSGPSDLDRSHDSAEDRVRALSEARNALLCQCVRHLSARATPEDLEHLDFALGRAVTGFSTESLAAFDREVVLRAGNGLMLRIYDRLMNLGNAEKSPQPCPSLDDQILARTELLTAICAQESDAATRFAESLLKTCDTRG; encoded by the coding sequence GTGAATGTCGATCACACCACTCCTCCGGCAGTCGCCTCCTCCCACAGCTTCGCGCAGCGCCTGGAACACTGGATCACCTCCGGCGCGTGGCCAGCAGGGTCCACACTGCCGAGCGTCCACGAACTCGGCCGGATCTTCGCCGATCAGGACATGGCCGGCATCCAGGAGGTCCTCGACGGCCTCCTCGCCCAGGGTGTTCTTCTGCTCGACACCGAGACAGGTCGCCTCACAGCGCGAGCTCCGGCCTCAGCACGCGGTTCCGACAGCGGACCCAGCGACCTCGACCGCTCCCACGACAGCGCGGAGGATCGAGTACGCGCCCTGAGCGAGGCCCGCAATGCCCTCCTGTGCCAATGCGTTCGGCACCTCTCCGCGCGGGCCACTCCCGAAGACCTGGAGCACCTGGACTTCGCACTCGGTCGAGCTGTCACGGGCTTCTCGACGGAAAGCCTGGCGGCCTTCGACCGCGAGGTCGTCCTGAGGGCAGGAAACGGCCTGATGCTGCGGATCTACGACCGCCTGATGAATCTCGGAAACGCCGAAAAGAGCCCCCAGCCCTGCCCTTCACTGGATGATCAGATCCTGGCGAGAACCGAGCTTCTCACCGCGATTTGCGCCCAGGAGAGCGACGCCGCGACCCGGTTCGCCGAAAGCCTTCTGAAGACCTGCGACACTCGCGGCTGA
- a CDS encoding FadR/GntR family transcriptional regulator, with the protein MTSLRPATRNVPLSVQIGAQLRENIEDGTWPIGTKVPGEFELMKTFETSRNTVRESLRALVHLGLLESRPGDGTYVRSTSELGAVLARRVKDDTADEILEVRAGLEVQASRLAATRITKDQLDQVAGHLRDREAADTAEDRLAADIRFHRAIVEASGNPLMAELHDGLEPAVLLNAGNYPKIEDPAALEQEHRDLLEALKRGNAHAAVTAAQAIVDGFK; encoded by the coding sequence GTGACCTCTCTTCGCCCCGCCACTCGAAACGTCCCTCTCTCGGTTCAGATCGGGGCTCAGCTGCGGGAGAACATCGAAGACGGCACCTGGCCCATCGGCACCAAGGTCCCGGGCGAATTCGAGCTCATGAAGACCTTCGAAACCAGCCGCAACACGGTGCGGGAGTCCCTGCGGGCTTTGGTTCACCTCGGCCTCCTGGAGTCCCGCCCGGGCGACGGAACCTACGTTCGCTCCACCAGCGAGCTCGGCGCCGTGCTCGCCCGCCGCGTCAAGGATGACACCGCGGATGAGATCCTCGAGGTCCGCGCCGGCCTGGAGGTTCAGGCGTCCCGCCTGGCCGCCACGCGCATCACGAAGGACCAGCTCGACCAGGTGGCAGGCCACCTGAGGGACCGCGAAGCGGCGGACACCGCTGAGGACCGCCTCGCGGCGGACATCCGTTTCCACCGGGCCATCGTGGAAGCCTCCGGCAACCCCCTCATGGCGGAGCTCCATGACGGGCTGGAACCCGCCGTCCTCCTGAACGCCGGCAACTACCCCAAGATCGAGGATCCCGCGGCGCTCGAGCAGGAGCATCGGGACCTCCTGGAGGCACTCAAGCGCGGCAACGCACATGCGGCCGTCACCGCTGCCCAGGCGATCGTGGACGGATTCAAGTAG
- a CDS encoding SdrD B-like domain-containing protein: protein MSVTLALAGLTGLAGLQVLGAAPANAAQQNGYVFNNTWQIQDSGSQNSQYTPSGLDASTHATSSFPLSTGAVSVDALFQQNSSQLKGTNFLTAGGNQGSYGATSSMLTGSPDPASVPALGVLSNSSTCGGGLGTAGHQNVSTLCENTGTLTLKFSKPVTDPVLDLTGIGGASMLYQHKDNPGGYDYARGSFNNTQWLIATDGVSFAQLSSGSRNLQVGQGGKRLLVKNANADPRCDSNTVYTPGTSHQGPTVDNAGCGSITLQGTFSEVTFQIDAKSTPFSEFPSAQYGTGSEFFANDGTQYADGVNGANTVETERVRLPRDETDATNSDLQRISLRLPQNGSLGDKVWRDTNGDGLQSGSEPGVEGVKVQLLDADGNPVNDANGNPITTTTDSNGNYKFTDLPFGTYKVKFTGLPAGTSLTKANQGTDDAVDSDADPATGVTGPVTLNSEAPENLTLDAGIIPTGSLGDKVWRDDNGDGIQDPNEPGVSGVKVELLDQDGNPVKDANGNPITTTTDANGNYKFSDLPLGSYKVKVDLPEGSKATSANSGDDRSKDSNIDPNGVSDTVTLTPENPDNMTVDAGIVKLGSLGDKVWRDDNGDGIQDPNEPGISDVKVELLDKDGNPVKDGNGNPVTTTTDANGNYKFTGLPLGDYKVKFDLPQDSKFTSEGSGTDQAKDSNADPATGVTSAVSLTADAPDNMTVDAGIVPLGSLGDKVWRDDNGDGIQDSNEPGVSGVKVELLDKDGNPVKDANGNPITTTTDANGNYLFKDLPMGDYKVKVDLPAGTKATTAGAGSDRGTDSNIDPNGVSDTVSLTPDNRNRRDVDAGIVPLGSLGDKVWRDDNGDGVQGDDEPGISDVKVELLDKDGNPVKDANGNPITTTTDANGNYKFSDLPLGDYKVKFDLPQDSKFTSEGAGTDQTKDSNPDPATGVTSAVSLTADAPDNMTVDAGIVPVGSLGDKVWRDDNGDGIQDPNEPGVSGVKVELLDKDGNPVKDANGNPITTTTDKDGNYLFTDLPMGDYKVKVDLPAGTKATTAGAGDDRSKDSNIDPNGVSDTVSLTPDNRNRRDVDAGLVPLGSLGDKVWRDDNGNGVQDPNEPGVSGVKVELLDKDGNPVKDANGNPITTTTDKDGNYLFTDLPMGDYKVKVDLPAGTKAATAGAGSDRGTDSNIDPNGVSDTVSLTPENPNRRDVDAGLVVLPKASDDESLNNKQGTTVTVPTLKNDQGDLDPSTVKITDKNGKPVSELVVSGEGTWTVDPKTGDITFAPEKGFTGNPTPVSYTVKDKNGNETGAKVTITYVAPAPAPSTPASPTPSHPAAPGHPAPGNPADPGNPDAGGDLAYTGANFGMGTVAAGALLLLGGAALLIFRRRRQH, encoded by the coding sequence ATGAGCGTGACGCTTGCTCTGGCAGGGCTGACGGGACTGGCAGGGCTTCAAGTCCTCGGTGCCGCCCCTGCCAACGCGGCGCAACAGAATGGCTACGTCTTCAACAACACTTGGCAGATCCAGGATTCCGGATCCCAGAACAGCCAATACACCCCGTCCGGCCTCGATGCCTCCACGCATGCCACGAGCTCGTTCCCGCTCAGCACCGGCGCGGTGAGCGTTGACGCCCTGTTCCAGCAGAACAGCTCGCAGCTGAAGGGCACGAACTTCCTCACGGCGGGCGGGAACCAGGGATCGTATGGCGCCACGAGTTCCATGCTGACCGGCTCGCCGGACCCGGCCTCCGTGCCCGCGCTCGGCGTCCTTTCCAACAGTTCGACGTGTGGCGGCGGTCTCGGCACCGCGGGCCACCAGAACGTCAGCACCCTGTGCGAGAACACCGGCACTCTGACGCTGAAGTTCTCCAAGCCCGTGACCGACCCGGTCTTGGACCTCACCGGTATTGGCGGCGCGTCGATGCTCTATCAGCACAAGGACAACCCCGGCGGTTACGACTACGCCCGCGGTTCTTTCAATAACACGCAGTGGCTCATCGCCACGGATGGTGTCTCCTTCGCCCAGCTCTCGTCCGGGTCCCGTAACCTTCAGGTGGGCCAGGGCGGCAAGCGGCTCCTGGTGAAGAACGCCAACGCCGACCCGCGCTGTGACAGCAATACCGTGTACACCCCCGGGACCAGCCATCAGGGCCCGACGGTGGACAATGCGGGCTGTGGCTCCATCACCCTGCAGGGAACCTTCTCGGAAGTGACTTTCCAGATTGATGCCAAGTCCACTCCCTTCTCAGAGTTCCCCTCTGCGCAGTACGGCACGGGCTCGGAGTTCTTCGCCAATGACGGCACGCAGTACGCCGATGGCGTGAATGGTGCGAACACCGTCGAGACTGAGCGTGTTCGCCTCCCGCGGGACGAAACCGATGCAACGAACTCGGATCTTCAGCGAATCTCGCTGCGCCTGCCGCAGAACGGCTCCCTGGGCGACAAGGTCTGGCGCGACACCAACGGTGACGGCCTCCAGAGCGGCAGCGAGCCCGGTGTGGAGGGCGTCAAGGTTCAGTTGCTGGACGCGGACGGCAACCCCGTCAACGACGCGAACGGCAACCCGATCACGACCACCACGGACTCGAACGGCAACTACAAGTTCACCGATCTGCCGTTCGGCACCTACAAGGTCAAGTTCACCGGTCTTCCGGCCGGCACATCGCTCACCAAGGCGAATCAGGGCACTGACGACGCCGTGGACTCCGACGCCGACCCGGCCACCGGAGTCACCGGTCCGGTCACGCTGAACAGCGAGGCGCCGGAGAACCTCACCCTGGATGCAGGCATCATCCCGACGGGCTCCCTGGGTGACAAGGTCTGGCGCGACGACAACGGTGACGGCATCCAGGATCCGAACGAGCCCGGTGTGTCGGGTGTGAAGGTGGAGCTGCTGGATCAGGACGGCAACCCTGTCAAGGATGCCAACGGCAACCCGATCACCACCACCACGGATGCGAACGGCAACTACAAGTTCAGCGATCTCCCGCTGGGCAGTTACAAGGTCAAGGTCGATCTGCCGGAAGGGTCGAAGGCCACGAGCGCGAACTCGGGTGATGACCGGTCCAAGGACTCGAACATCGACCCGAACGGTGTCTCCGACACCGTGACGCTGACCCCGGAGAACCCGGACAACATGACGGTCGACGCCGGCATCGTGAAGCTCGGTTCGCTGGGCGACAAGGTGTGGCGTGATGACAACGGTGACGGCATCCAGGATCCGAATGAGCCGGGCATCTCTGATGTGAAGGTCGAGCTGCTGGACAAGGACGGCAACCCCGTCAAGGACGGCAATGGCAACCCTGTCACCACGACCACGGACGCGAACGGCAACTACAAGTTCACCGGCCTTCCGCTGGGCGACTACAAGGTGAAGTTCGACCTTCCGCAGGACAGCAAGTTCACCTCGGAGGGCTCCGGAACCGACCAGGCGAAGGATTCCAATGCCGATCCGGCCACCGGTGTGACCAGCGCGGTCAGCCTGACCGCCGACGCTCCGGACAACATGACCGTCGACGCAGGCATCGTGCCGCTCGGTTCGCTGGGCGACAAGGTCTGGCGCGATGACAACGGTGATGGCATCCAGGACTCTAACGAGCCTGGTGTCTCCGGCGTGAAGGTCGAGCTGCTGGACAAGGACGGCAACCCCGTCAAGGACGCCAACGGCAACCCCATCACCACCACGACCGATGCCAACGGCAACTACCTGTTCAAGGACCTGCCGATGGGTGATTACAAGGTCAAGGTCGACCTCCCGGCCGGGACCAAGGCCACCACGGCCGGCGCCGGTTCCGACCGCGGAACCGACTCGAACATCGACCCCAACGGTGTCTCCGACACGGTCTCGCTGACCCCGGACAACCGGAACCGTCGCGACGTCGACGCCGGGATCGTGCCCCTGGGTTCCCTGGGCGACAAGGTCTGGCGAGATGACAACGGTGACGGTGTGCAGGGCGATGACGAGCCCGGCATTTCCGATGTGAAGGTGGAGCTGCTGGACAAGGACGGCAACCCCGTCAAGGATGCCAACGGCAACCCGATCACCACCACGACCGATGCGAACGGCAACTATAAGTTCAGCGATCTCCCGCTGGGCGATTACAAAGTGAAGTTCGACCTTCCGCAGGACAGTAAGTTCACCTCGGAGGGTGCAGGCACCGACCAGACGAAGGACTCCAATCCTGACCCGGCCACCGGCGTGACCAGTGCGGTCAGCCTGACTGCTGACGCTCCGGACAACATGACCGTCGATGCTGGCATCGTCCCGGTGGGTTCGCTGGGTGACAAGGTCTGGCGTGATGACAACGGTGATGGCATCCAGGATCCGAATGAGCCGGGTGTTTCCGGTGTGAAGGTGGAGCTGCTGGACAAGGACGGCAACCCCGTCAAGGACGCCAACGGCAACCCGATCACGACCACCACCGACAAGGACGGGAACTACCTGTTCACGGACCTGCCGATGGGTGATTACAAGGTCAAGGTCGATCTTCCGGCCGGGACCAAGGCCACCACCGCCGGTGCGGGCGATGACCGGTCCAAGGACTCGAACATCGACCCGAACGGTGTCTCCGACACCGTGTCGCTGACGCCGGACAACCGGAACCGTCGCGACGTCGACGCGGGCCTGGTCCCCCTCGGTTCGCTGGGTGACAAGGTCTGGCGCGATGACAATGGCAACGGTGTTCAGGATCCGAATGAGCCGGGTGTTTCCGGTGTGAAGGTGGAGCTGCTGGACAAGGACGGCAACCCCGTCAAGGATGCCAACGGCAACCCGATCACGACCACCACCGACAAGGACGGGAACTACCTGTTCACGGACCTGCCGATGGGTGATTACAAGGTCAAGGTCGATCTGCCGGCCGGGACCAAGGCCGCCACTGCCGGTGCCGGTTCCGATCGCGGCACCGACTCCAACATCGACCCGAACGGCGTCTCCGACACCGTGTCGCTGACGCCGGAGAACCCGAACCGTCGCGACGTCGACGCCGGTCTGGTGGTGCTGCCGAAGGCCAGCGATGATGAGTCCCTGAACAACAAGCAGGGAACCACCGTCACCGTGCCGACGCTGAAGAACGACCAGGGTGACCTGGATCCGTCCACGGTGAAGATCACGGACAAGAACGGCAAGCCGGTCTCCGAGCTGGTCGTTTCGGGCGAGGGCACGTGGACGGTCGATCCCAAGACCGGCGACATCACCTTCGCCCCGGAGAAGGGCTTCACGGGTAACCCCACCCCGGTCAGCTACACCGTGAAGGACAAGAACGGCAACGAGACCGGCGCGAAGGTGACCATCACCTACGTGGCCCCGGCTCCGGCTCCGAGCACCCCCGCGTCCCCGACGCCGAGTCACCCGGCCGCGCCTGGTCACCCGGCGCCCGGCAACCCGGCTGACCCTGGGAACCCGGATGCGGGCGGAGATCTCGCCTACACCGGCGCGAACTTCGGCATGGGCACCGTTGCCGCAGGAGCACTTCTGCTCCTCGGTGGCGCCGCGCTGCTGATCTTCCGCCGTCGCCGCCAGCACTGA
- the panD gene encoding aspartate 1-decarboxylase, with protein MLRTMFKSKIHRATVTHADLHYVGSVTVDLDLLEASDILPGELVSIVDVTNGSRLETYTIAGERGSGVIGINGAAAHLVHVGDTVILMSYGQMTTEEAKSFVPSVVHVDGANRIIQLGSDPAEAVTAGSVRPPHAL; from the coding sequence ATGCTGCGCACCATGTTCAAGTCCAAGATCCACCGTGCCACGGTGACCCACGCCGATCTCCACTACGTGGGGTCGGTGACGGTGGACCTCGACCTCCTGGAAGCCTCGGACATCCTGCCGGGCGAACTCGTCTCGATCGTGGACGTCACGAACGGCTCCCGCCTGGAGACCTACACCATCGCGGGTGAACGTGGTTCCGGCGTGATCGGCATCAACGGCGCGGCAGCTCATCTCGTCCACGTAGGCGACACGGTCATCCTCATGAGCTACGGACAGATGACCACCGAAGAGGCGAAGTCCTTCGTCCCGAGCGTGGTCCACGTCGATGGCGCCAACCGCATCATCCAGCTGGGATCGGATCCCGCCGAGGCGGTCACGGCCGGCTCGGTCCGCCCGCCCCACGCGCTGTAG
- a CDS encoding TIM barrel protein, whose translation MPDLTLGLCSVTFRNLDVPGVLAAATGAGLAGVEWGSDVHCPDPATAREVRRLTDAAGLRALSLGSYFRAESHDDDFRPVLDTALALGAPRVRVWAGTLGTDASDSAHRTRVTQELQVAADAAAEAGVELALEYHRSTLTDTLESTLGLLEDVDRANVGVSWQPNVDQPTEDALRHLEALLPRLAGVHCFSWWPFDARLPLEAREDLWLGAAEVLRRADRPVDVMFEFVPEDSPAALARDAAWLRRAIGQD comes from the coding sequence ATGCCCGACCTCACCCTGGGACTCTGCTCCGTGACCTTCCGGAACCTCGACGTCCCCGGCGTCCTCGCCGCCGCGACGGGCGCCGGTCTCGCCGGGGTCGAGTGGGGGTCCGATGTGCACTGCCCGGACCCGGCCACCGCGCGCGAGGTCCGGCGCCTCACCGACGCCGCGGGCCTGCGCGCCCTCTCGCTGGGCTCCTACTTCCGGGCCGAGTCGCACGACGACGACTTCCGCCCCGTCCTCGACACGGCCCTGGCGCTGGGCGCACCCCGGGTCCGCGTCTGGGCGGGCACCCTCGGCACCGATGCGTCGGACTCGGCGCACCGGACGCGGGTGACCCAGGAACTCCAGGTTGCCGCCGACGCCGCAGCGGAGGCCGGCGTCGAGCTCGCCCTGGAGTATCACCGCAGCACCCTCACGGACACCCTGGAGAGCACGCTGGGGTTGCTGGAGGACGTGGACCGGGCGAACGTCGGTGTCTCCTGGCAGCCGAATGTGGATCAGCCCACCGAGGACGCGCTGCGCCATCTCGAAGCGCTGCTGCCCCGACTGGCCGGGGTGCACTGTTTCTCCTGGTGGCCCTTCGACGCCCGGCTGCCGCTCGAGGCCCGGGAGGACCTGTGGCTCGGCGCCGCCGAGGTGCTGCGCCGAGCGGACAGGCCGGTGGACGTCATGTTCGAATTCGTGCCGGAGGATTCGCCCGCGGCCCTGGCGCGCGACGCCGCCTGGCTGAGGCGGGCGATCGGGCAGGACTGA
- a CDS encoding SDR family oxidoreductase, with protein sequence MPTEDHGNSARRTIAVAGATGYLGGRLVPRLVEAGHRVRVLARTPEKLRDVPWRHDVEVVPGSLEDADAMDALCQGADVLYYLVHSMGGGSHERFAERERVGAQTVAQGAQRAGVGRIVYLSGLNPGTNLSRHLQSRRDVGRILLASGVPTAVLQAGLVIGSGSASFEMIRHLTDVLPVMPAPRWVLNRVQPIAVRDALYYLEEAADLPPEVNTTFDIGGPSVLTYADMMKDYARAAGLRPPVILPLPVLTPWLAAQWVNLVTPIPRSLAVPLVESLQNDCVVREHSIDQHIAPPPGGLTDYRRAVELALVKIERGEVETTWAGSSAVQTPSDPLPSDPDWTGGTVFTDTRVQKTDASPEELWDVIQGIGGENGWYSFPLAWSVRGWIDKLAGGVGLRRGRRDPRLLHLGDVLDWWRVEALDPGHLLRLRAEMKVPGRAWLELSIEQSDGVTEYHQRAIFLPHGLPGRLYWLAVLPFHGVIFKGMAVRITEAAAAHRASGGGDSDGQTSDPRVAAGPEARR encoded by the coding sequence ATGCCCACTGAAGACCACGGGAACAGCGCGCGCCGGACGATCGCCGTCGCGGGCGCCACCGGTTACCTGGGCGGACGGCTCGTCCCCCGGCTCGTCGAGGCGGGGCATCGGGTCCGCGTGCTGGCCCGCACTCCGGAGAAGCTCCGGGACGTTCCCTGGCGGCACGACGTCGAGGTCGTGCCGGGAAGCCTCGAGGACGCTGACGCGATGGACGCCCTCTGCCAGGGCGCCGACGTCCTCTACTACTTGGTGCACTCGATGGGCGGCGGATCCCATGAGCGCTTCGCGGAACGGGAGCGCGTGGGCGCGCAGACCGTCGCGCAGGGCGCCCAGCGCGCCGGCGTCGGGCGCATCGTCTACCTCAGCGGCCTCAACCCCGGGACCAATCTGAGCCGTCATCTGCAGTCCCGGCGCGACGTCGGGCGCATCCTCCTCGCGTCCGGCGTCCCGACCGCTGTGCTCCAGGCCGGCCTGGTGATCGGCTCCGGATCGGCGAGTTTCGAGATGATCCGGCACCTGACGGACGTCCTGCCGGTCATGCCCGCGCCACGATGGGTCCTGAACCGGGTCCAGCCGATCGCCGTCCGGGACGCCCTCTACTACCTCGAGGAGGCCGCCGATCTGCCGCCCGAGGTGAACACGACGTTCGACATCGGCGGACCGAGCGTCCTCACCTACGCGGACATGATGAAGGACTACGCCCGGGCCGCCGGGCTGCGGCCGCCCGTCATCCTGCCCCTGCCGGTGCTCACCCCCTGGCTGGCCGCGCAGTGGGTGAATCTCGTGACGCCCATCCCGCGGTCCCTCGCGGTGCCGCTGGTCGAATCGCTGCAGAACGACTGCGTCGTGCGCGAGCACTCCATCGACCAGCACATCGCTCCACCGCCCGGCGGGCTGACCGATTACCGGCGGGCCGTCGAACTGGCGCTCGTCAAGATCGAACGCGGCGAAGTGGAGACCACCTGGGCCGGATCGAGCGCGGTGCAGACGCCCTCCGACCCGCTGCCGAGCGACCCCGACTGGACCGGCGGCACCGTGTTCACGGACACGCGGGTCCAGAAGACTGACGCCTCACCCGAGGAATTGTGGGACGTCATCCAGGGCATCGGCGGCGAGAACGGCTGGTATTCGTTCCCGCTCGCCTGGTCGGTGCGCGGCTGGATCGACAAACTGGCCGGCGGCGTCGGCCTGCGTCGTGGCCGCCGCGATCCACGACTGCTCCATCTCGGCGACGTGCTGGACTGGTGGCGCGTGGAGGCCCTCGACCCCGGCCACCTGCTCCGGCTCCGCGCCGAGATGAAGGTGCCCGGGAGGGCGTGGCTGGAGCTGTCCATCGAGCAGTCCGACGGTGTCACCGAGTACCACCAGCGTGCGATCTTCCTGCCGCACGGTCTGCCCGGCCGGCTGTACTGGCTGGCGGTCCTGCCGTTCCACGGCGTGATCTTCAAGGGGATGGCGGTGCGCATTACCGAGGCCGCGGCGGCACATCGGGCGAGTGGCGGCGGGGACTCGGACGGGCAGACCTCCGACCCCCGCGTCGCGGCCGGCCCGGAGGCCCGCAGGTAA
- a CDS encoding deoxyribodipyrimidine photo-lyase: MTGRPEVSIVWFRDDLRTADHPALRAALDAGPAIALYVLDEQSPGVRPLGGAARWWLHHALADLRERLAELNVPLVIRRGPAASVVPDVASRAGAGAVFWNRRYGAPERRADQAVKALLAAAGRTGKSFQATLLHEPWRITTQQGNPYRVFTPFWKTLSAHDFRPPLATPEPQGAGSLAVPDGLELEDLELLPSHPDWSGPLSEAWTPSEQAGQEVLADFLDERLADYREARERPGVDGSSRLSPYLRWGHVSPFQVWAGLAPLRREAPESSATFASELGWREFAWHQLYHHPRLATVNLRPEFDRHPWWLPGEEGADGGSGGGDMTALLHAWQRGTTGIPLVDAGQRQLWNTGWMHNRVRMVSASFLVKNLGIHWRLGEEWFWDTLVDADAAANPFNWQWAAGSGADAAPFFRIFNPQTQAKTHDPDGRYLAEWIPELNTPEYPEPCVDLAESRKDALDRLKIMSESGVHQAQTAGRS; encoded by the coding sequence ATGACCGGGAGGCCGGAAGTCTCCATCGTCTGGTTCCGTGACGACCTGCGCACGGCGGACCACCCCGCCCTGCGCGCCGCCCTCGACGCCGGGCCGGCGATCGCGCTGTACGTGCTGGACGAGCAGTCGCCCGGCGTGCGGCCTCTCGGGGGCGCCGCGCGCTGGTGGCTCCATCACGCCCTCGCCGACCTGCGGGAGCGGCTCGCCGAGCTCAACGTGCCGCTGGTGATCCGCCGTGGGCCGGCCGCTTCGGTGGTGCCGGATGTCGCATCGCGCGCGGGCGCCGGCGCTGTCTTCTGGAACCGTCGTTACGGCGCTCCCGAGCGGCGGGCCGACCAGGCGGTCAAGGCCCTCCTGGCGGCGGCTGGCCGCACGGGGAAGAGCTTCCAGGCCACGCTGCTGCATGAACCCTGGCGCATCACCACGCAACAGGGCAATCCATACCGCGTGTTCACTCCCTTCTGGAAGACGCTGAGCGCCCACGATTTCCGGCCGCCGCTGGCCACCCCGGAACCGCAGGGCGCCGGGAGCCTTGCCGTGCCGGACGGACTGGAATTGGAGGACCTGGAGCTTCTGCCCAGTCACCCGGACTGGTCGGGGCCGCTGTCCGAGGCCTGGACACCCAGCGAGCAGGCCGGGCAGGAGGTGCTCGCGGACTTCCTGGATGAGCGCCTGGCCGACTATCGCGAGGCCCGGGAGCGGCCCGGCGTCGACGGCTCCAGCCGGCTTTCCCCTTATCTGCGCTGGGGGCACGTGAGCCCCTTCCAGGTGTGGGCCGGCCTGGCGCCCTTGCGCCGGGAGGCGCCCGAGAGCTCCGCGACGTTCGCCTCTGAACTGGGGTGGCGGGAGTTCGCGTGGCATCAGCTCTATCACCATCCACGGCTGGCGACGGTGAACCTCCGCCCCGAGTTCGACCGGCATCCCTGGTGGCTCCCGGGCGAGGAGGGGGCCGACGGCGGATCCGGGGGCGGGGACATGACCGCTCTGCTGCACGCCTGGCAGCGGGGGACCACGGGCATCCCTCTCGTGGACGCGGGCCAACGCCAGCTGTGGAACACCGGATGGATGCACAACCGGGTGCGGATGGTCAGCGCGAGCTTCCTGGTGAAGAACCTCGGCATCCACTGGCGGCTCGGGGAGGAGTGGTTCTGGGACACCCTGGTGGACGCGGATGCGGCCGCCAATCCGTTCAACTGGCAATGGGCTGCCGGGAGCGGTGCGGATGCCGCCCCGTTCTTCCGGATCTTCAATCCGCAGACCCAGGCGAAGACCCACGACCCGGACGGCCGGTACCTCGCCGAGTGGATCCCGGAGCTGAACACGCCGGAGTACCCCGAACCGTGCGTGGACCTCGCGGAATCCCGGAAGGACGCCCTGGATCGTCTCAAGATCATGTCCGAATCCGGGGTGCACCAGGCTCAGACGGCGGGGAGATCCTAA
- a CDS encoding MarR family transcriptional regulator: MHPEDGAFGAESTPERERLAATPGFEVLFLLQKFTTEAERYSEVVRRHHGLARNDIHAINAVVEADRTGATVTPRDLRRLLILSSAAMTSVLDRLEASGHLQRHPSPVDRRQLVLSSTPSARATGREMFDPMVEHMMPVLGEYSEEQIALFEEMIMKLTDAIAAAREEVQAAEG; the protein is encoded by the coding sequence ATGCATCCGGAAGACGGCGCCTTCGGCGCGGAATCGACACCAGAGCGTGAACGCCTCGCCGCCACGCCCGGATTCGAGGTGCTCTTCCTCCTGCAGAAGTTCACCACGGAGGCGGAGCGTTACTCCGAAGTGGTCCGGCGCCACCACGGCCTGGCCCGTAACGACATCCATGCGATCAACGCCGTCGTGGAGGCCGATCGGACCGGCGCGACCGTCACGCCCCGCGACCTCCGCAGGCTTCTGATCCTCAGCTCGGCAGCCATGACGTCCGTGCTCGACCGCCTCGAGGCGTCGGGGCATCTGCAACGGCATCCGAGCCCGGTGGACCGGCGCCAGCTGGTGCTCAGCTCCACCCCGAGCGCCCGCGCGACGGGCCGCGAGATGTTCGACCCCATGGTCGAGCACATGATGCCCGTGCTCGGCGAATACTCGGAGGAGCAGATCGCCCTGTTCGAAGAGATGATCATGAAGCTCACCGACGCCATCGCGGCCGCTCGCGAGGAAGTCCAGGCGGCCGAGGGGTGA